A genomic stretch from Pseudomonas mendocina includes:
- the infC gene encoding translation initiation factor IF-3: MIIKRDMRQDKRAAPKAPINENISAREVRLIGADGEQIGIVSIDEALRIADESKLDLVEISADATPPVCRIMDYGKSLFEKKKQIAAAKKNQKQVQVKEIKFRPGTEEGDYQVKLRNLVRFLVDGDRAKVSLRFRGREMAHQELGMELLKRVEADLAEYGTVEQHPKMEGRQLIMVIAPKKKK; the protein is encoded by the coding sequence ATTATTATTAAGCGTGATATGAGACAAGATAAACGAGCTGCACCGAAAGCCCCGATCAACGAGAATATCTCGGCACGCGAGGTTCGGTTAATTGGCGCTGACGGCGAGCAAATTGGCATCGTCTCGATTGATGAAGCGCTTAGAATCGCGGATGAGTCCAAGCTAGATCTTGTAGAGATCTCTGCTGATGCAACGCCTCCGGTTTGTCGCATCATGGATTACGGCAAGTCTCTCTTCGAGAAGAAGAAGCAGATTGCGGCTGCGAAAAAGAACCAGAAACAGGTTCAGGTTAAAGAAATTAAGTTTCGTCCAGGGACGGAAGAAGGGGATTACCAGGTAAAACTACGCAACCTGGTACGTTTCCTTGTCGATGGGGACAGGGCCAAGGTATCACTTCGATTCCGTGGTCGTGAGATGGCGCATCAGGAGCTGGGCATGGAACTGTTGAAGCGGGTTGAAGCTGACCTTGCTGAATACGGTACTGTTGAACAGCATCCGAAGATGGAAGGACGCCAGCTAATAATGGTCATCGCCCCCAAAAAGAAGAAGTAA
- the thrS gene encoding threonine--tRNA ligase, translating into MPIITLPDGSQRTFDQPVSVLEVAQSIGAGLAKATVAGKVNGKLVDACDLITDDATLQIITPKDQEGVEIIRHSCAHLVGHAVKQLFPSAKMVIGPVIDEGFYYDIAAERPFTPEDMAAIEQRMRELIDKDYDVIKKMTPRAEVIEVFKSRGEDYKLRLIDDMPDETAMGLYYHEEYVDMCRGPHVPNTRFLKAFKLTKMSGAYWRGDARNEQLQRIYGTAWADKKQLGAYIQRIEEAEKRDHRKIGKRLDLFHTQEEAPGMVFWHPNGWTIYQVLEQYMRGVQRENGYQEVRTPQVVDRILWEKSGHWGNYADNMFTTESESRDYAIKPMNCPCHVQIFNQGLKSYRELPLRLAEFGSCHRNEASGALHGIMRVRGFTQDDAHIFCTEEQVKKEAADFIKLTLQVYSDFGFSDIQMKLSTRPAKRVGDDAFWDRAEQALADALNEAGLPWEYLPGEGAFYGPKIEFTLLDCLGRAWQCGTLQYDPNMPQRLEASYVSEDNSRKVPVMLHRAILGSFERFIGILIEHYEGAFPAWLAPTQAVVMNITDKQADFALEVEKSLNQSGFRAKADLRNEKIGFKIREHTLLKVPYLLVIGDREVETQTVAVRTREGADLGSMPVTQFTELLAQAISRRGRQGLE; encoded by the coding sequence ATGCCCATCATTACTCTTCCCGACGGTAGTCAGCGTACTTTCGATCAACCCGTATCCGTATTAGAAGTGGCTCAGTCCATTGGTGCGGGGCTGGCCAAGGCCACGGTGGCCGGCAAGGTCAACGGTAAATTGGTCGATGCTTGCGATCTGATAACTGACGATGCAACCCTGCAGATCATTACCCCAAAAGATCAGGAAGGCGTCGAAATTATCCGTCACTCCTGTGCTCACCTTGTGGGGCATGCCGTCAAGCAGCTATTCCCATCCGCCAAGATGGTGATCGGGCCTGTCATTGATGAAGGTTTTTACTACGATATCGCCGCGGAGCGTCCTTTTACGCCAGAGGATATGGCTGCTATCGAGCAGCGCATGCGTGAGCTGATCGACAAAGATTACGACGTCATTAAGAAGATGACGCCGCGTGCTGAGGTGATTGAAGTCTTTAAGTCTCGCGGTGAAGATTACAAGCTGCGTCTTATTGACGACATGCCGGATGAAACGGCGATGGGCTTGTACTACCACGAAGAGTATGTGGACATGTGCCGTGGTCCGCACGTGCCTAACACTCGCTTCCTTAAAGCATTCAAGCTGACCAAGATGTCAGGCGCGTACTGGCGCGGCGATGCTAGAAACGAACAGCTGCAACGTATCTACGGCACAGCGTGGGCGGATAAGAAGCAACTGGGTGCTTATATCCAGCGCATTGAGGAAGCTGAAAAGCGCGATCACCGTAAAATCGGTAAGCGCCTAGACCTGTTCCATACCCAGGAAGAAGCGCCAGGCATGGTTTTCTGGCACCCGAACGGCTGGACTATCTATCAGGTTCTTGAGCAGTACATGCGTGGTGTTCAGCGCGAAAATGGCTACCAAGAAGTACGCACCCCGCAAGTGGTTGACCGCATCCTTTGGGAAAAGTCGGGTCACTGGGGTAACTACGCTGACAACATGTTCACCACAGAATCGGAAAGCCGCGACTACGCGATCAAACCGATGAACTGTCCATGTCACGTTCAAATCTTCAACCAGGGGCTGAAGAGCTACCGTGAGCTGCCACTGCGTTTGGCAGAGTTTGGTTCCTGTCACCGCAACGAAGCTTCGGGAGCCTTGCACGGCATTATGCGTGTGCGTGGCTTTACTCAGGACGATGCGCACATCTTCTGCACTGAAGAGCAAGTCAAAAAAGAAGCGGCTGACTTTATTAAGCTGACTTTGCAGGTTTACTCTGACTTTGGTTTCTCCGACATCCAGATGAAGCTTTCTACTCGCCCAGCTAAGCGCGTGGGTGATGATGCGTTCTGGGACCGCGCTGAGCAGGCGCTGGCTGATGCTCTAAATGAGGCCGGCCTGCCTTGGGAGTATTTGCCGGGCGAGGGGGCTTTCTATGGTCCTAAGATTGAGTTTACTTTGCTGGATTGTCTGGGGCGTGCTTGGCAGTGTGGTACGCTGCAGTACGATCCGAACATGCCGCAGCGCCTTGAAGCCAGCTATGTCTCTGAGGACAACTCGCGCAAAGTGCCAGTTATGTTGCATCGTGCCATTCTTGGATCGTTCGAGCGATTTATCGGTATTTTGATCGAGCACTACGAGGGTGCGTTCCCTGCTTGGCTTGCTCCGACCCAAGCTGTGGTGATGAATATCACGGATAAGCAGGCTGATTTTGCCCTTGAAGTTGAAAAAAGCCTCAATCAAAGCGGTTTTCGTGCCAAGGCTGACTTGAGAAACGAGAAGATAGGCTTTAAAATCCGCGAGCATACTTTGCTCAAGGTTCCATATCTTCTGGTTATTGGAGATAGGGAAGTAGAGACGCAAACTGTCGCTGTGCGCACTCGTGAAGGCGCTGACTTAGGCTCTATGCCCGTCACCCAATTTACTGAACTGCTCGCACAGGCGATTTCCCGGCGTGGTCGCCAAGGTTTGGAGTAA
- a CDS encoding DUF2514 family protein, producing the protein MSWLRAVPVWAWACLGLSVLVLIQDSRLSDVRGEFAEYREGVERAAKEAAESALAERRRIEKELEEVDRHAIEEKQKYRADADRAQSELDRLSALFRAAERRAVQCGNSITAQLSETAERDARVRSDMLGRIGEAAAGYAEIADGRGVAGRACEKAYDSIKPK; encoded by the coding sequence GTGAGCTGGCTGCGTGCTGTGCCGGTTTGGGCTTGGGCGTGCCTTGGGCTGTCCGTGCTGGTGCTGATTCAAGACAGCAGGCTTTCTGATGTTCGTGGGGAGTTTGCGGAATATCGGGAGGGAGTAGAGCGGGCGGCAAAGGAGGCCGCAGAGTCGGCGCTGGCAGAACGCAGGCGCATAGAGAAAGAACTGGAAGAGGTCGATCGACATGCAATCGAAGAAAAGCAGAAGTACCGCGCTGATGCTGATCGCGCTCAGTCTGAGCTTGACCGGCTGTCAGCTCTTTTCAGAGCAGCAGAGCGACGTGCGGTGCAATGTGGAAATTCCATCACTGCCCAGCTCAGCGAGACAGCCGAGCGTGACGCCAGAGTGCGATCCGACATGCTCGGCAGGATTGGAGAGGCTGCTGCAGGATATGCAGAAATCGCTGACGGGCGTGGAGTAGCGGGGCGTGCGTGCGAGAAGGCTTACGATTCGATAAAGCCCAAATAG
- a CDS encoding acyltransferase family protein, which translates to MSNPNIKYRPDIDGLRALAVTAVVIYHAFPSLLPGGFVGVDVFFVISGFLIGTILLKSMDRGSFSFSDFYSRRIRRIFPALITVLLFCLIAGNFVLLDDEYRHLGKQIAAGSAFIANFSFWSESGYFDTAAELKPLLHLWSLAIEEQFYLLWPLLLWAGLRLRAKPLFLTVLIALISFAINLIQIESSPIAAFFLLPSRAWELLAGSLLAWIVLQSWWATEKSTLRANIENFASISGLILIAWSMFFIKASDAFPGWYAVAPVLGSVLLISAGPKAPLNRILFSNKAAVLIGLISFPIYLWHWPLLSFARIIEGDIPAAEIRATAAALSILLAWLTYKLIEKPLRKAESSRPLVAVLLSTIAVIGSIGLYIFISNNNSHQDELKSALSEAKSNCDKVFPKWSKITDNPCRMQRKSENTVALIGDSHAGHLYLGLSEMMSNDNGVAVFPASCAAPFINIATAQKDTRAREVRKDAYKLINSAYEYILNDSKIKLVILAHSPRCSYNDAADKENPSEVSYIKALESGMRRTLKKLTESGKTIIIVFDNPYLPHDPQLCETRPFRLTNKQDKCSFLRSDFEKMIQFSAYRSLTEKVLKDFKEVRTVDLSSALCDQMSCFIAKDGTVLYKDRGHLNDSGSRFVAPAIMRAAQ; encoded by the coding sequence ATGAGCAATCCAAACATTAAATATCGCCCCGACATAGATGGGCTAAGGGCGCTTGCAGTAACCGCCGTTGTGATTTACCACGCTTTCCCATCACTTCTGCCTGGAGGATTCGTTGGGGTAGATGTGTTTTTTGTGATATCAGGATTTCTAATAGGAACAATCCTCTTAAAAAGCATGGATCGAGGCTCATTCAGCTTCTCCGACTTTTATTCGCGCCGGATCCGAAGGATATTTCCAGCACTAATAACTGTGCTCTTGTTCTGTTTAATAGCTGGGAATTTCGTATTACTTGATGATGAATATCGACATCTAGGAAAGCAAATAGCTGCTGGGTCTGCATTTATTGCAAACTTTTCTTTCTGGAGTGAAAGTGGTTATTTCGATACAGCCGCCGAATTAAAGCCACTTCTTCACTTATGGTCACTTGCAATCGAGGAGCAGTTCTATTTGCTTTGGCCTTTGCTGCTATGGGCAGGGCTTAGACTGCGCGCAAAGCCTTTATTTTTGACTGTATTGATCGCACTAATATCTTTCGCTATCAACTTAATACAAATAGAAAGCAGCCCAATTGCTGCGTTTTTCCTGCTACCTAGTCGTGCATGGGAGCTTTTAGCTGGAAGCCTACTCGCGTGGATTGTTTTACAGAGCTGGTGGGCAACTGAAAAAAGCACATTACGAGCAAATATTGAGAATTTCGCCAGCATATCTGGGTTGATTCTAATCGCATGGTCTATGTTCTTTATTAAGGCGTCTGATGCATTTCCTGGCTGGTATGCTGTAGCCCCGGTACTTGGATCAGTGCTGCTGATCTCTGCGGGCCCCAAAGCGCCATTGAATAGAATCCTCTTTTCAAACAAGGCAGCAGTATTAATTGGCCTGATAAGTTTCCCTATCTATCTCTGGCACTGGCCACTACTTTCATTTGCTCGCATTATTGAAGGAGATATTCCTGCAGCCGAGATTCGTGCTACAGCCGCAGCACTTTCAATACTACTAGCTTGGCTTACATACAAGCTCATCGAAAAGCCATTGCGCAAAGCAGAGAGCAGTAGACCACTTGTAGCTGTACTTCTATCGACAATAGCTGTCATCGGCTCTATAGGTTTATATATTTTTATTAGTAACAACAACTCACACCAGGATGAATTAAAATCCGCCCTATCTGAGGCAAAAAGCAATTGCGATAAAGTTTTCCCTAAGTGGTCTAAGATAACGGACAATCCGTGCAGGATGCAAAGAAAGTCAGAAAATACAGTTGCATTAATAGGAGACTCACATGCAGGTCACCTATATTTAGGCCTCAGCGAAATGATGAGCAATGACAATGGTGTAGCTGTTTTTCCTGCTAGTTGTGCAGCTCCATTTATAAACATAGCAACAGCACAAAAAGATACAAGAGCGCGAGAGGTGAGGAAGGATGCTTACAAGCTTATAAATAGCGCCTACGAATACATATTGAACGACTCAAAAATAAAGCTAGTGATACTTGCACACAGCCCAAGATGCTCATATAACGATGCAGCTGACAAAGAAAATCCGAGCGAAGTTAGCTACATTAAAGCACTTGAGAGTGGAATGCGGCGCACTCTTAAAAAACTAACAGAGTCCGGTAAAACTATCATTATAGTTTTCGATAACCCATATCTACCGCACGACCCTCAGCTTTGTGAGACAAGGCCATTCAGGCTGACGAATAAGCAAGATAAATGTTCATTCTTGAGATCAGATTTCGAGAAAATGATCCAATTCTCTGCTTATCGCTCACTCACAGAGAAGGTACTGAAGGACTTCAAAGAAGTAAGAACAGTTGATCTTTCAAGCGCTCTATGCGACCAAATGTCTTGTTTCATAGCAAAGGACGGCACCGTTCTCTATAAAGACAGAGGACATCTAAACGATAGTGGCTCAAGATTTGTTGCACCTGCCATCATGAGGGCCGCTCAATAA
- a CDS encoding family 43 glycosylhydrolase, with product MRYNTRNPIGTDGSVDPRDFHDNVANADLALNSEENSWVDRLGKARKTFKGMESDFASQQIALREEFLQFLSASGYVFIGDYEPGLEFTLRNQYMIKDGVAYRVAVSTELPYVTSGNWAAEQSKFVAFSADDTLRQDLASSLDGEGASLVSIRKPSGTYGTVQEMANDLSGSYAVSAGNLYLSSFFRNNTDTSISLYASLDGANFSRIVSPMTTNGDSFSGRDPSIYYKDGTFYIAVTNYQAGSHDFAVWKSKDLVSWSIHYANLGSSPVCSNTTSAPGGSVPCNRIWAPEWFEHDDDLYILISLRYAADAADVNGLIVPFFRPFYSKCTSLEDMQFDAPIEIAIQGDAGNKIDPAIIAVGSTLHMAIKNEYDKYIYLYSSGSIDGAWTLEGKIPVYGVEGPCITKVNNSYRIYFDHFELGATAFVDTDNFSVFTGQRFINATSLHRHGTVISVSEYPEFDQNYIRSRIAGVSSFAYQGLHDSSPRLNLVSGNVSITPYEGAIYSVSGTNVVNLEILSQTANEFFLQVRSDSASAAILIPAQSNYAPGDGSLDIVGYGNYRNRLIRIRRDSQDGKYRAEGIQGTRGIGSGAGLVSDAGSKDINNGSVTWTPKFGWTYTTSGSDAGEVVINSLPSLPEGFTFNLMVLSGTADGAIRIKSGGFSIGGRDALYRGDFGYDGKIIRIVRAASAWRVEGGTELCESVAYDPPSIAANSEITTTIPVAGAAMGDFVQVAFSQSVGVIELDAYVSSSGVVTVRLRNRSGAAIDLNAGVLRVRVTR from the coding sequence ATGCGCTACAACACTCGAAACCCAATAGGCACAGATGGCTCAGTAGACCCACGCGACTTTCACGACAACGTCGCAAACGCTGACCTTGCATTGAATAGCGAAGAAAATTCGTGGGTTGATCGACTCGGCAAGGCCCGCAAGACATTCAAGGGGATGGAGAGCGATTTCGCATCTCAGCAGATTGCGCTTAGAGAGGAGTTTTTACAGTTTCTCAGCGCGTCAGGCTATGTCTTTATAGGTGACTACGAGCCGGGCCTTGAATTCACGCTTCGCAATCAGTACATGATCAAAGATGGCGTAGCATATCGTGTCGCTGTCAGCACAGAGCTTCCGTATGTGACATCTGGAAACTGGGCCGCCGAGCAGTCAAAGTTCGTAGCTTTCAGCGCTGACGATACTCTAAGGCAGGATCTTGCTTCAAGCTTAGATGGCGAAGGTGCTTCTCTTGTTTCTATAAGGAAGCCAAGCGGAACATATGGAACGGTTCAAGAAATGGCAAATGATCTTAGTGGGTCGTATGCAGTTTCAGCAGGCAATCTTTACCTATCATCGTTTTTTAGAAACAACACAGACACATCAATAAGTCTATATGCGTCACTAGATGGTGCTAATTTTTCAAGAATTGTTTCGCCGATGACAACAAATGGTGATTCATTTTCAGGAAGAGACCCGTCGATATATTACAAGGACGGGACATTTTATATAGCTGTGACAAATTATCAGGCAGGAAGTCATGACTTTGCTGTTTGGAAAAGCAAGGACCTTGTATCATGGTCTATCCATTATGCAAATCTAGGGTCTTCTCCAGTTTGCAGTAATACAACCAGCGCTCCTGGCGGAAGCGTACCTTGCAATAGAATTTGGGCTCCAGAATGGTTTGAGCACGACGATGATCTTTACATTCTAATATCTCTTAGATATGCAGCAGATGCAGCTGATGTAAATGGATTGATTGTACCTTTCTTTCGTCCATTTTACTCAAAATGCACAAGCCTTGAAGATATGCAATTTGATGCTCCTATTGAGATTGCTATCCAAGGTGACGCTGGCAACAAGATTGATCCGGCTATTATAGCTGTTGGATCAACTTTACATATGGCAATAAAAAACGAATATGATAAGTATATTTATTTGTATTCGTCAGGTTCTATTGATGGAGCTTGGACACTAGAAGGGAAAATACCAGTATATGGCGTTGAAGGCCCTTGTATAACGAAAGTAAATAACTCATATCGTATTTATTTTGATCACTTTGAGCTTGGGGCAACTGCCTTTGTTGATACTGATAATTTCTCTGTGTTTACTGGGCAGAGATTTATAAATGCCACCTCTCTTCATCGGCATGGAACTGTGATTTCAGTATCAGAATATCCTGAGTTCGATCAAAACTACATAAGATCTAGGATTGCCGGTGTATCCTCTTTCGCTTATCAAGGTTTACATGATTCTTCGCCAAGACTTAATCTTGTAAGTGGGAATGTTTCAATAACTCCATATGAGGGGGCAATATATTCTGTTTCTGGAACGAATGTTGTAAATCTAGAGATTCTTTCTCAGACTGCGAATGAGTTCTTTTTGCAAGTGCGTAGCGATAGTGCGAGCGCGGCAATACTTATCCCGGCTCAGTCGAACTATGCTCCAGGTGATGGTTCTTTAGATATTGTCGGATATGGTAACTATAGAAATCGCTTGATTAGGATAAGAAGAGACTCACAGGACGGAAAATATAGGGCGGAAGGAATTCAAGGAACAAGAGGTATAGGTTCAGGCGCAGGCCTTGTATCTGATGCAGGCTCAAAAGATATAAACAATGGATCGGTTACTTGGACTCCAAAGTTTGGATGGACATATACAACGTCAGGCTCTGACGCTGGTGAGGTAGTGATCAACAGCCTACCTTCTTTGCCGGAAGGGTTTACTTTTAACCTTATGGTGCTGTCCGGGACTGCGGATGGAGCTATACGCATAAAGTCAGGTGGATTTTCAATTGGCGGACGAGATGCGCTGTACCGGGGTGACTTCGGATACGATGGCAAGATTATCAGGATTGTTAGGGCTGCAAGCGCTTGGCGCGTTGAGGGCGGCACGGAGCTTTGCGAGTCAGTTGCCTATGACCCTCCAAGCATTGCAGCAAACTCAGAAATCACGACAACCATCCCAGTTGCAGGCGCCGCGATGGGGGATTTTGTCCAAGTGGCTTTTAGCCAATCAGTTGGCGTCATTGAATTAGACGCATACGTCTCCTCCTCAGGAGTGGTAACAGTTAGATTGAGAAACAGAAGCGGGGCTGCAATTGATCTGAATGCCGGAGTATTAAGAGTGAGGGTAACTCGATGA
- a CDS encoding host specificity factor TipJ family phage tail protein → MISVYPSRMEGEPIERHEIGGPVRLDEWLTSVVGQEISERETQPVNIDVNGVTIADFSITVQPEDDVRIYPNMYAGVGIGTIIYWAAVAISVVMSIYMYMNMPKSGSSATQSQGDDLDMATAKANQPRANQVIRESFGYQRIYPDYIMPPFKRFVNRREQFNCFCVCIGVGKYQLLPNGVKICETPISVFGDDVVYQIHEPGDSVAGDPLAEFWHVVTEVGGTTTGIGLDLASTNSTDSNANISTVMVSGKTLSTVDGQDEFPGSWNVGLVLSVALPQPVVVSTGAGGRSRFSGVFSDLAPFVGMRVSLAGDEDGNYVISAYSPAVAPTPGTGGSPSAVLGSASPTTYNFTSSPAVFTVTFRGVTKTIQLTSNYVNMSGIISSITDQLSGSGLVAQDSSGRIRIVEPSSPYKGGAITSSGLPVSAFGASPTFTVGTASSGGSPGQDAYIELNFESGAPATGMTEGGRRIAFGYRGFQHQITAITPTSITVNRLTDTGSVDAGWTGWANRYLTDEVISTDGAGAANISWVGPFMACPQNEKTDVIEWDLFLPQGIGATDKKGRFYDYRLDVLMQYRDASVGGAWTDVPWTHTGRTADQIGFTMRTELPYAMRPQVRMRRLTAVQQWNMHRDAINWYGLRSRLPAPSKYDDVTVMTMAVRGGDRLSQQSENKVSVECIRVLNDAPTRAIEDAVYYVAHDLGLTVADIDKSAIGAIAQAFWGPRSETYDHQHSVQSAARDVLQGMFAAGMSHLTISDAKISAKREGVQSMPTQVFSPIQFTKELESQLSAISPDDYDGVDVEFLNEETWSIDNVECRMPGQVAALKVEKIKLDGVTGRTRAWRIGMRQLRKHRLQRWSYTAETELDALNCEFIDRIALSEDAVGESQSALIWSVDGDMLELSEPLDWSGIANPRVRVRRHDGSATPLYTPIKVTDTVIRIPDLDFVPITSLEIEPATLLFGDAERIEYPAMVSEITANSDGKCQIVAVEYTDELYVDDNNAPA, encoded by the coding sequence GTGATCAGCGTTTACCCGAGCCGGATGGAAGGCGAGCCGATTGAGCGGCACGAGATAGGCGGGCCTGTGCGCCTTGATGAATGGTTGACAAGCGTTGTTGGGCAAGAGATATCCGAGCGCGAAACGCAGCCGGTGAATATTGACGTGAACGGCGTCACGATTGCTGACTTCAGCATCACCGTTCAGCCTGAAGACGATGTGCGTATATACCCCAACATGTATGCCGGGGTAGGAATTGGCACCATCATCTACTGGGCAGCCGTAGCCATTTCCGTTGTCATGTCCATCTACATGTACATGAACATGCCAAAGTCAGGATCAAGCGCTACCCAGAGCCAGGGTGATGATCTGGACATGGCCACAGCAAAGGCAAATCAGCCAAGGGCCAACCAAGTAATTCGTGAATCTTTTGGGTACCAGCGAATTTATCCAGACTACATCATGCCTCCGTTCAAGCGCTTCGTTAATCGCCGAGAGCAGTTCAACTGCTTCTGCGTGTGCATCGGAGTCGGGAAGTATCAACTCCTTCCAAACGGCGTGAAGATCTGCGAAACACCTATATCTGTATTCGGTGATGATGTTGTCTATCAGATACATGAACCAGGCGATAGCGTTGCAGGCGACCCTCTTGCAGAGTTTTGGCATGTTGTCACTGAAGTTGGTGGCACAACAACAGGAATAGGACTTGACCTAGCTAGTACAAATAGCACTGATTCAAATGCCAATATTTCAACTGTTATGGTGTCAGGAAAGACGTTGTCAACAGTTGATGGCCAAGATGAATTCCCTGGGTCGTGGAATGTCGGCCTGGTTCTCTCAGTGGCGCTGCCTCAGCCTGTAGTGGTATCTACAGGAGCTGGAGGGCGTAGTAGATTTTCTGGCGTATTTTCAGATCTTGCGCCATTTGTAGGTATGAGGGTATCTCTTGCAGGTGATGAAGATGGTAATTATGTAATCAGTGCATACTCTCCAGCCGTTGCACCAACCCCAGGCACCGGAGGCTCACCTTCTGCTGTCCTCGGTAGCGCATCGCCGACCACTTACAACTTCACATCAAGCCCCGCTGTATTCACGGTAACCTTTAGGGGGGTAACGAAGACAATTCAGTTGACGTCGAATTACGTCAATATGAGCGGGATAATTTCGTCGATAACTGACCAGCTGTCTGGTTCTGGTCTTGTTGCGCAGGATAGCTCCGGCCGCATTCGAATTGTTGAGCCATCCAGTCCATATAAAGGCGGGGCTATCACATCAAGCGGGCTTCCAGTCTCTGCATTCGGGGCCTCGCCAACATTCACCGTTGGTACCGCCTCAAGCGGAGGATCGCCCGGCCAAGATGCATACATTGAGCTTAACTTTGAGAGCGGCGCGCCAGCCACCGGGATGACAGAAGGAGGGAGGCGCATTGCTTTCGGATATAGAGGGTTTCAGCACCAGATCACAGCTATAACACCTACAAGCATCACGGTTAACAGGCTGACAGATACCGGATCAGTAGATGCAGGCTGGACAGGCTGGGCAAACCGCTATTTGACTGACGAAGTTATCAGCACGGACGGCGCAGGAGCTGCCAATATAAGCTGGGTTGGTCCGTTCATGGCGTGCCCGCAAAACGAAAAAACAGATGTCATTGAGTGGGATCTGTTTTTGCCGCAAGGGATTGGAGCAACTGACAAAAAGGGGCGTTTTTACGATTATCGCCTCGATGTCCTTATGCAGTATCGTGATGCATCTGTCGGAGGCGCCTGGACTGATGTGCCGTGGACGCACACGGGAAGGACTGCCGACCAGATCGGATTCACGATGAGAACTGAACTTCCGTACGCAATGCGTCCGCAGGTCAGGATGCGGCGACTTACTGCGGTCCAGCAGTGGAACATGCACCGTGACGCGATCAACTGGTACGGCTTGCGTTCACGCCTTCCTGCTCCGTCCAAGTATGACGACGTGACTGTTATGACAATGGCTGTGCGCGGCGGAGACCGCCTGAGCCAGCAGTCAGAAAATAAGGTTAGCGTAGAGTGTATTCGCGTACTAAATGATGCGCCTACTCGCGCAATCGAGGATGCTGTTTACTACGTTGCGCACGATCTCGGTCTGACTGTTGCAGATATCGACAAGAGCGCAATTGGTGCTATTGCCCAGGCGTTCTGGGGGCCACGTTCTGAAACTTACGACCACCAACACTCAGTGCAGTCTGCAGCGCGCGACGTTTTGCAGGGCATGTTTGCTGCCGGAATGTCTCATCTGACAATCAGCGACGCAAAAATCTCGGCAAAACGAGAGGGCGTGCAGAGCATGCCGACTCAAGTCTTCTCGCCAATTCAGTTCACGAAGGAACTTGAAAGCCAGTTATCAGCAATCAGCCCCGACGACTACGATGGCGTTGACGTTGAGTTTTTGAATGAAGAAACGTGGTCGATTGACAATGTTGAGTGCCGGATGCCTGGACAGGTTGCCGCTCTCAAGGTTGAGAAAATCAAACTGGATGGCGTTACAGGTCGAACAAGAGCCTGGAGAATCGGCATGCGCCAACTTCGCAAGCATCGACTGCAGCGCTGGAGTTATACGGCCGAGACAGAACTTGATGCTCTGAATTGCGAGTTTATTGACCGAATCGCCCTTTCAGAAGACGCGGTAGGCGAGAGCCAGTCGGCGCTTATCTGGTCTGTGGATGGCGACATGCTTGAATTAAGCGAGCCACTTGACTGGAGCGGAATTGCAAACCCTCGCGTGCGAGTGCGGCGACATGATGGCTCAGCAACTCCGCTCTATACGCCAATCAAAGTCACTGACACGGTGATCCGCATTCCGGACTTGGACTTTGTGCCCATAACATCGCTTGAGATAGAGCCCGCAACGCTCTTGTTCGGCGATGCCGAAAGGATCGAATACCCGGCAATGGTCAGTGAGATAACGGCAAACTCTGATGGTAAGTGCCAGATCGTCGCCGTCGAGTACACCGATGAACTCTACGTGGATGATAACAATGCCCCTGCCTAA
- a CDS encoding nitrite transporter yields MNEFMHCQYVEGGRKYPRFDCYGLVLAVREKLGMPALPDYGAVRKGSAMHAAAVKHIPDCKPCKPQPGAIVLCWRLGIVQHIAVVIEADQQLRVLEINPGKNTTHSSIGAFERKYTRVEYYL; encoded by the coding sequence ATGAATGAGTTCATGCATTGCCAGTACGTCGAGGGCGGACGTAAATACCCAAGATTCGATTGTTACGGGCTTGTGCTGGCTGTACGCGAAAAGCTGGGAATGCCTGCACTCCCAGACTACGGCGCTGTTCGAAAGGGCTCAGCAATGCACGCGGCCGCCGTTAAGCACATTCCCGATTGCAAGCCGTGCAAACCTCAACCAGGGGCAATAGTCCTTTGCTGGCGCCTTGGGATCGTTCAACACATCGCTGTCGTGATCGAAGCTGATCAGCAGCTTCGCGTGCTCGAAATAAACCCGGGCAAGAACACTACCCACTCATCAATTGGCGCTTTTGAACGCAAATACACGCGTGTGGAGTATTACCTGTGA